A single Lolium perenne isolate Kyuss_39 chromosome 6, Kyuss_2.0, whole genome shotgun sequence DNA region contains:
- the LOC127307307 gene encoding vacuolar protein sorting-associated protein 20 homolog 1, whose protein sequence is MGNVFVKKPKITEVDKAIVALKTQRRKLALFQQQLEKVIEAEKEAARQLVQQKKRDRALIALKKKKSQEELLKQVDTWQLNVEQQLADIELASKQKAVFESLKTGNAALKSIQSEINIDDVQKLMDDTAEAKAYQDEINAALGEQLSAEDEEAVMAEFENLEAELSLDSLPDAPVTAVRPEEKTNAPVDTEAPAEDVDDVIELPDVPVKAPKRPEAPEKTKVLEEPLPA, encoded by the exons ATGGGGAACGTGTTCGTGAAGAAGCCCAAGATCACAGAGGTTGACAAGGCCATCGTCGCCCTCAAGACGCAGCGCCGCAAGCTCGCGCTGTTCCAGCAGCAG CTTGAGAAGGTCATCGAAGCAGAAAAGGAAGCTGCACGCCAGTTGGTTCAACAAAAGAAGAGAGACAGAGCTTTGATTGCACTGAAGAAGAAGAAATCCCAGGAAGAGCTGCTGAAACAAGTTGATACATGGCAATTGAATGTTGAACAGCAG CTAGCAGACATTGAACTAGCAAGTAAGCAAAAGGCTGTATTCGAAAGCCTAAAGACTGGAAATGCTGCCCTTAAGTCTATACAGAGTGAGATAAACATCGACGATGTCCAAAAGTTAATGGATGACACAGCTGAGGCTAAGGCTTATCAGGAT GAAATAAATGCCGCTCTTGGCGAACAACTATCTGCTGAGGATGAGGAGGCTGTCATGGCTGAATTCGAAAACTTGGAAGCTGAG CTTTCCCTTGATTCTCTGCCGGATGCTCCTGTTACTGCGGTACGACCTGAAGAGAAAACTAATGCACCAGTTGACACTGAAGCTCCAgctgaagatgttgatgatgttaTTGAGCTTCCTGATGTACCCGTTAAAGCACCAAAGAGGCCAGAAGCTCCAGAAAAAACAAAAG TTTTGGAAGAACCACTACCTGCTTAG